GAACCGGACCTCGAGCGCCTCCTCCAGCGCCCCGGAGGCGAGCAGCCCCTCCGCGATGGCGGCCGCGTCCGGCAGCCCCCCAGGGGGAAGGGCTACCGGCAGGGCAACCAGCTCCGCCCATCCCGAGGGGCCGAGCGCGCCGCCCGCCGCCACCGAGAGAAGGGTGGCGGCCAGCTCCTCCGCGTTCCCGTTCCCGTGGCGCTCGGCGGCCTTCCGGATCGCCAGGTCCAACACCTCGGCCCGTCCCGCCGACAGCAGGTCCTGGGCCAGGGCGTCGAGCTCGTCCTCATCGCCGGCGACGAAGGCAGCCAGCAGCCGGTCCGCGGCGGGACCGGGCTGCCCCCCGGGGCGAGGCTCCGGCGGGGGCGAGCCGGCCGGCCCGAGGCCGAGCAGTCCGAGGGCGGCATCGCCCCGGAGAAGGCGGTCCCGGTCGATCCAGGCGCGGCGGCTCTCCGGCGTGTCCACCCGCCCCTGCATCCAGCGCCGGAACGCCCCCCGGTCCGCCCGCTGCACGAACACCTCGACGCCGGCCGCGAGCATCTCGGCCGCGACGGCCCGGTTCACCGCCCGGACGGTCTCGGGGTCCGTTTCGCCGGGCCGCAAGGTGTCCAGCGCATCGGCGTCCGCGAAATGGGTCAGGAGCACCGCGTCGAGGCCGTCGGCGACGTCCCGCGCCAGCTCCACGGCCGTCCTCACGGCTTCGTCCAGGCGGTCTTCTTGGTTCGGCATGGCTGGTATCTGAACTCTGGACGGGGTGCGCCTCCTGATGCCCCTAACAGCGCCCCCGGGGAAGGGCGCCGGGACCCTCTCCGGGCACAGTCCCGCGATCCGTCGGGATTGCCGATCCAACCGTTCCGGCGCTCCCGCCGGAACGGGCCGGCTCCTCAGCTCCCCGTGAAGCGCGCCGGCCGCTTCTCCAGGAAGGCGGCCCGCCCCTCCTGATGGTCGGCGGAGAGGAAGAGGGTGGCCTGGAAGTGCCGCTCCGCCTCCAGCGCCGCCTCCAGCCCGGCGGCGAGCATGGACTTCGTCAGGGCCATGGGCGCGGGGGCCTGCTCCGCCAGGTAGCGGGCGCGCTCCAGCGCGCGGGGCAGGGCCTCGCCGCGGTGGACCACCTCCTCCACCAGGCCGATGCGCTCGGCCTCGGCCGCCGTCACCTGCTCGTGCAGCATCAGGATGCGGCGGGCGCGGCCGGCGCCCACGCGGGCGGGCAGGGTGAAGGGCAGGCCGAGATCGGCCATCAGCCCCACCTTGCCGAAGCCCGCCATGAAGCGCGCATCCTCGGCGGCCACGATCAGGTCGCAGGCGCAGGCGAGGGACAGGCCGGCGCCGACGCACCAGCCCTCCACCGCCGCCACCACGGGCTTGGACCCGGTGGCGAGGAGGCGGATGGAGCGGTGGGCGCGGCGCAGCCTCTCCCGCCCGCCGAGGGCATTCTCCACCTCCATACCGGAGAGGTCGCCACCGGAGCAGAAGGTGCCGGAGGCGCCGGTGACGACAACGGCGCGGATGGCGGGGTCGCCCTCCGCCGCCTCCAGCACGTCCGCCATGCGGTCGCGCAGCGGCACGGCCAGCGCGTTGCGGCGCGCGGGGTAGTCCAGGGTCAGCACCAGCACGGCGCCGGCGCGCGCGGCGTGCAGCACCATGCCGTCGGGCAGGGGGGTCTTGCTCGGAGTGTCGCTCATCCCGCGCGCCTCAGGCGCCGGCCGTCTCGCGCGCGTCCTGCAGCGGCGCGGCGGTCACGGTGCGGAGGTGGTCCAGGGTCACGCCCGGGGCGAGGTCGCGCACGGCGAAGCCCGCCTCCGTCACGTCGAGCACGGCGAGGTTGGTGTAGACCCGCGACACCGCCCGCATCGCCGTCAGCGGGTAGCCGCAGCGCTCCACCAGCTTCGGGCGCCCGTCCTTCGTGGTGTGCTCCATCATCACCCAGACGCGCTTCGCGCCGGCCGCGAGGTCCATGGCGCCGCCCACCGCCGGCGCGGTGTCGTTCTCGCTGGTGGCCCAGTTCGCGATATCGCCGTTCTCGGCCACCTCGAAGGCGCCGAGCACGCAGAGGTCGATGTGCCCGCCGCGGATCATCGCGAAGCTGTCCGCGTGGTGGAAGTAGCTGCCGCCGGGATGGAGCGTGACGGGCGCCTTGCCGGCGTTGATCAGCCAGGCGTCCTCACGCCCCTTCTCCGGCGCCGGGCCCATGCCGAGGATGCCATTCTCGGAGTGCAGCACCACCTCGCGCCCCTCGGGGATGTGGTCGGCGATGAGGGTCGGCATGCCGATGCCGAGGTTGCAGTACCAGCCGTCCGGGATGTCCTTCGCGGCGCGGGCGGCCATCTGGGTGCGGGACCAGGGTTCCATGCTCGTTTCCTCCATCGCCTTCAGGGCGTCACGTACGGGGCATCGCGTTCAGGGCGTCATGTGCCGGATGTCGAGTGCGGGGCGTCGAGTGCAGGGCGTCACGCCAGGGGCGCCAAGCCGGCGGCGTCAGGCCGCCGCGGTCTCGCCCCAGGGGGCGCCGCGCTTCACGTTGAGGACGCGGCTCACGAAGATGCCGGGCGTCACCACCCGCTCCCCCTCGATCGCGCCCAGCTCCACGATCTTCTCCGCCTGCACGATCGTCAGCTTCGCCGCCATCGCCATCACCGGGTTGAAGTTCCGCCCGCTGCGCCGGAAGGTCAGGTTGCCCCAGCGGTCGGCCTCCCAGGCCTCCACCAGCGCCACGTCGCCGGGCAGGGCCAGCTCCATCACGTGGGGGCGGCCGTTGAACTCCCGCTCCTCCTTGCCCTGGCCGAGCTTCGTGCCGGCGGCGGTGGGGGTGAAGAAAGCGGGCACGCCCGCGCCGGCCGCGCGCATCCGCTCCGCCAGCGTGCCCTGCGGCACGATCTCCAGCTCCAGCCGGCCGGCCTTGTACAGCTCCTCGAACACCACCGACCCGACGCTGCGCGGGAAGGAGCAGATGATCTTCCGCACCCGGCCCAGCTCCATCAGCCGCGCCAGCCCCGTGCGCCCCGTGCCCGCGTTGTTGGCCACGATCGTCAGGTCCTTCGCCCCCTGCTCGATCAGCCCCTCGATCAGGTCGTCGGGCTGGCCCGCGGCGCCGAAGCCGCCCACCAGCACCGTGCTGCCGTCCGCAACCCCCGCCATGGCCTCGGCCATGTCCCGGACGATCTTGTTGATCATGCGCCCGCGCTCCTCCAGTCACTGCGGTCCGCCCCAGGGAATGCTCAGCATCCCCGGTGATTGCGCCAACGGAACGGATCGCCCAAGCTCACCCGAAGGGACATGCCGCGCCGGGGAGGCAAGCGATGCCACAAAGGATCGAGGTCGTCCACTTCGCGACCAACCGCAACCTCGTCGACGAGGCGAACGGGATTTTTGGCAACTACTACAACCCCTACGGCCCCTACGAGGTGCGCTACGGGGAGGCGCGGATCCGCGTTCCCGACAACGTGCTGGACGAGGGCGGCTACGCGCTGGACGGCCCGCCGCTGGTGGCCGCCGAGGCCATCCCGGGCCGGAGCGCCCCGGTGGGCACCGTGCCGACCTTCGGCAGCACGAGGATCTTCGACGGGCTGCGCGCGCGCCTGATGGCCAACCGGTCCGACCTGCTGATCCTGATCCACGGCTTCGGCTGCTCCTTCGAGGTCGCGCTGCAGCGCGCGGCCATCCTGAAGGCGGTCTACGGCACCCCCGACAAGCCCCTCGAAGCGGCCGTGTTCTGCTGGCCCTCGGACGGGCGCACCTTCGCGCCGAGCTGGAACGCGGGCCTCGGCGCCGCCTACCGCAGCGACCGGCAGGACGCGGAGGCCTCGGCGGAGGCGATCGCGCGCAGCCTGCGGCGGCTCTACGCCTTCCTCCACGAGCTGCGGCAGGAGGACCGGTGCGAGCGGCGCGTCCATCTCGTCGCGCACTCCATGGGCAACTACGTGCTGCGCTTCGCCCTGCAGAGCTTCGCGCGCGACTTCCCGCGGGAGAACATGCCGCGGATCTTCTCCAACATCCTCCTCGTCGCCAGCGACGAGGACGACGACGCCTTCGACACGCCGCTGAAGTTCGGCCGGCTGCACGAGATCACCACCCAGATGCACCTCTACTACGCGGTGACCGACTTCGCCCTCTGGATCAGCGACAACACGAAGGGCAACCCGGACCGGCTGGGCAATGCGGGGCCGCGCACCCTCACCAACCTGCCGCGCCGGCTGAACCTCATCGACTGCAGCGACGTCTCCGACATCGGCGGCATCTCCGACGCGGACCACCAGTTCTACCGGGCGCGCCCGGAGGTGATCGCCGACATCCAGGGTGTGCTCGCCGGCCGGCCGGCCCACCGCTTCGAAGGGCGCGAGTACGTCAGCGCCCAGCGGGCCTACCGGCTGCGTCCTGCCTAATCGGCGCCAGAGAGGACATGCGAACGCGGCGCCCTACGCCGCCATGTCCCCCACCTGCTCGTTGGTGAAGCCGTGCAGCCGCATCGGCGCCGGCGCCAGCCCGTGCAGCGCCCGCAGCAGGTTCGCCGCCAGCCAGGCATCCTCCAGCGCGCCGTGCAGGCTCCCCTCCCGGGACAGCCCGCAGGCCGCCGAGGCGTGGGCGAGCCCGGACCGCTCCCCCGGCCGCGCCCGGCGCCAGGCCAGCATGGTGCAGAGCTCGCCGCTCCAGGGCCGCGCCATCTCCAGCCGGTCGAACTCCCCGCCCAGCATCCGCCGGTCGAAGGCCATGTTGTGCGCGCAGCCCAGCGCGCCGCCGAAGAACTCCGCGACCTCCCCCGCGTGCTCCGCGAAGCCGGGCTGCCCCGCCAGGTAGGCGTCCGACATCCCGTGCACCCGGTAAGCCCCAAAATGGCAGCGCATCCCCGGCGCGAAGACGAGGTGCAGCGTCCCCTCCGGCTCCAGCGCCGCGTCCAGCCGCACGGCGCCGAGGGACACCACCCGGTCCTGGCCCGTACAGCCGGTGGTCTCGGTGTCGAAGACGATGACGGGGCGGCCGAGGGACATGGGCGGGGAAACTGCCACAGGCGGAAGGGAATGGGGAGGTTTGCACGGGTGGCCCCAGGGGGAGAGAAGGAATTCTCTCCCCCTGGACCCCCACTCATCTTTTTCTGCGGGGCTGCCGCGGAAGGCCGGGCCGGCCCGCGAGGTGACGGATCTTCCGCAGCGGCAGCGCGGAGGGACAGGCGCCGCGCCGAGCGGCCAAGCCGCTCGGCGCGGCGCAAGCCGGGCCTCGCGCGGCAGCCCCTTGAAAGAAGATGAGGGCGGGGGTTCCAGGGGGAGGGAGAATTCCTTCTCCCTCCCCCTGGCCACGGCGATGTCAGGCCCCGATCTCGCGCGCGGCGATGGCGTAGCGGAACGCCGCCGGGTCCAGGCAGTCCGGCTCGCCCTTCGCCGTCATGGCGCAGGGATACATCAGGAAGTTGGATTCCATCGCGCGCGGCGCGCCGGGCAGGGCGATGTTGGTGGCGCTGTTGTAGCCCACCCAGTTCATCTCCCAGTTCCCGAACAGGCGCTCCCGCTGGCGGCGGACGTGGTCGCTCTCCACCGGCAGGTTCTCCTCCAGCACGATCTTGCGGACGTCGGCGGGGTCCACCGGGACCCACCTCCCGCCGACATGCATCTCCGTGCGGCAGTGCTGGGCGCGGGTGATGTCGGGGCCTCCGGTGCCGAGGGAGCGGGAGTTCTCCGAGGCGGCGACGCGGATGCCGTAGACGTCGCGGGCGGGGATGCCGCAGGCCCGGGCGAGGCCGGTCATCAGCGCGTTGATGTCCGCGCACTTCCCGCCGAGCCAGCCGGTCTCCAGCATCACCTTGATGTCGCCGGTGCCGCAGCCGCGGGTGGCGCCGTTGCGGAAGGTGTTCTCCACCACCCAGTCATAGAGGGCGCGGAGCTTCGCTTCCTCCGTGCCGAGGCCGACGGTGATGCGCGCGGCGGTCTCGGCCACGATGCCGTCGGTGGGGACGCTCTCGGTGGGGGCGGTCCAGAGGGCGCGCTCGGCCGCGCTCAGCGCCGCGGGCTCGGCGCCGCGGGGGCGGGTGGCCACGGCCTGGGTGACGACCACCCGCTGCTCCCGGGGGGAGGACCAGGTGATACGGAGCATCTCCGCGCCGTAGCGGGCGTCCTGCACCCGCTCCGCGCGGCCGTTCGTCTCGACCGCGGGCTCGTCGGCGCGCTGGTAGGTGCCGACGGTCCCCGCCAGGGGCAGCCAGAGGATCGCGGGCTCGTCGCCGGTCTCGACCGTCACCTCGGTCCGCAGCTCGAAGCGGCGCCAGCCGGCGAGGTGCGGCTGCGCCCCGGCACGGGAGGGAAGGAGGGAGGGCAGGGAGAGGTCAGCGGCACCCGCCAGGAGGGTGCGGCGTGGGAATGGCTTCGGGGTCGGGCTCATGGGGGCGTTGTCTCCACACGGGGAACGGATGACGCGCCGTTCTTGTGACCGCTCTGCGGAGCCAAGCCAAGCGGGAGAAAGTTCCATCCGCTGCGCGTATGGCGGGTATCCGCTTCTTCCTATGGTCCGGACGCGAGTGAAGAGACATATCTCACATAACGAGATGACACCCTCGAGCCACCGTTCGCGCAAGTGCCCACCCCGAATACCCGAACAGAGTACCCGCCATGATCACCTCCGTCCGCATCCTTGGCCTCGCCGCCGCCCTGTCCGCCACCCTTGCCGTGGTGGGCGCGGGGGCCGAGGCGAACTCGCGTCCCATGGCTGCCCCGGCCCCCGCCGCCGAGCGGAGCGCCGACGAGGCCATGTACGACGCCCGATACGGCATGGGTCCGCGCGGCGCCGGACAGAGCGTGCTGGACGGCAGCGGGGCGACCGGCGGCGGGGGCCAGCACAACTGAGCCGCTCCTGCCACCCCTCCTCGTGACCGGGGCCCGGTCCTAGGCCCGGCGCAGGTTCCACAGGTAGGGGTTGGGCCCCTGCAGCACGCCGGAGAGGTCCGCGCGGAACCCGGTCTTCAGCACGAAGAGGCCGGAGGGCGCGAAGCCCACATGCTCCCAGGCGCTGCGCTGCACCTCCGCGAAGGCCTGGGCCTGAGCCGCGGCGTCGGGGGCGTAGAGCCAGCGCTCGATGCTCGCCTCGGTCGCCGGATCGGTCGGCCAGCCGAACCAGGCCGTGGGGCCGTCGCCGCGGATGCCAGAATTCACCGCCGGGTTGGCGATGGAGGCGGCGGGGAAGTTGGTGGGGTAGATGCTCCAGCCCCCTCGGTTCGCATCCTCCCGCGAGTTGCGGCGGCTGAGCAGGGCGGCCCAGTCCATCTCCTGCAGATCCACCTGGAAGCCGAGCTGGCGGAGGACATCGGCGGCCAGCCGGCCCTGCGGGGCCACCGCGGCGAAGTCGGTCGGGTTGATCACCACCACCTTCGCGCCCTCCGCCCCCGCCGCGCGGATGGCGGCGCGCGCCCTGGCGAAGTCGCGCGGCGCGGCGGGGAACTCGGTCACCCCCGCCAGGGTGCAGGGGAACAGGGCGTGGCATTCCCGCCAGTCGCCCGGCGCGGCCACCGCGGCCATGTGGTCGGGCTGGCTGATGCAGTCCCGCACGGCCCGCCGCACCTCGACGTTGTCGAAGGGCGGGTGCAGGTGATTGAAGCGGACCACGCCGAGGAAGCCGACGGGGTCGTAGACCTGCGTCCGCAGGTTCCGGTCCCGCTCCAGCACGGGCAGCAGGTCCGGCAGCGGGTACTCCACCCAGTCCACCTCCCCGCGCTGCAGGGCGGCCCCGGCCGTCGCGCCGTCGGGGATGATGTGCCACTCGAGCCGGTCGAAATGCACGCGCTTCCCGCCGGAGGCCCCCTCGGCCGGCTCGTCCCGCGGCCGGTAGGCCTCGTTGCGGGCATAGGCCACGAAGCTGCCGGGGTTGAACTCCGACGCCACAAACTTCCAGGGGCCGCTGCCGATCATCTCCGGCACCGGCCTTGCCGGGTCCGTCCTCGCCAGCCGTTCCGGCATGATGAAGGGCGGGATGCCGGCGGGCTTGGCCAGGGCGTAGAGCAGGGCGGGGAAGGCGCGGGTGAGGCGGATGGTGAGCGTCCGGTCGTCCGGCGTCCCCCACTCCGCCACCACCCGGGCGAGCATCGCTCCGAAGAGGTCCCGCGCGCACCAGCGCTTCAGACTGTAAACACAATCGCGTGATAGGACAGGTGTGCCGTCGTGGAAATGTAAACCCTCGCGCAAGCGGATGGTCCAGAGCATCCCGTCCGCACTGACTTCGTGCCCCGCCGCCATCTGCGGGCGCGGGATCAGCCGCGCATCGGTTGCGTAGAGCGTGTCGAACACGCAGAAGCCGTGGGTGGTGCTGATCGTGGCGTTCTGCACTATGGGGTCCAGCGCCGTCAGCGCGGCCTGCGGCACGAAGCGCAGCGTGCGCGAGCGGGCAGGTTGGGCCAGTGTGGGCGAGCCAGAAAAAGAGGTGCCCGCAACAAGGGCGGTGCCCTTCAGGAGGGAGCGGCGATGCATGGGATATCCTCCACTCCGGGGGCGGGCGGAGGCGGCGGAAGAAGCCATGATGCGGGCGCCGTCCCGCGCCCCGGCCCCGAGGGGCCGGAGGCGGGGCACGCCGGATCCGGGCGCGCGCTCGTCCTCATGGTGCACCGTCCCTACGCCGGTCCGAACCGGATCAGGTTCCAGGGGTCGCAGGTCTCCCCGCCTCTCAGCCCGGAATGGGCTCCCCCCGGTGTCCAGCAGCCGTATGGAACGGCGCCGGGTCGGCCCGCAAGACGGATGTGGCCCCCGCGCCCCCGCCCTGATACCTCCACGCCCTTTCTTACCGGATCATGTCATGCCCTCCCGCCCCAACGCCCGGCCAGTACGCCCTGATTGATGGGACAGGTCCTCGTCACCGGCGCGGCCGGCTTCATCGGTGCCCATGTCTGCCAGGCCCTGCTCGCGCGCGGTGAGCAGGTTATCGGCGTCGACAACTTCAACCCGTACTACGACCCGGCGCTGAAGGAGGCGCGGCTGGCGGCGCTGACGGGCAACACCCGCCCCGGCGCCTTCACGCTGCACCGGCTGGACATCGCGGAGACGGACGACCTCCTCGCCCTGTTCGCGGCCAATCCCGGCATCGACCGCGTGGCGCATCTCGGCGCCCAGGCCGGGGTGCGGTGGTCGCTAGAGGCGCCCTTCGCCTACACCTCCACCAACGTCACCGGCCATCTCGGCGTCCTCGAGGGAATCCGGCGCAGCGAGGGCCGCGTCGGCCACGCCGTCTACGCCTCCACCAGCTCCGTCTACGGCCGGCGCACGGACGGCGCCTTCCGCGAGACGGACCGCACGGACACCCCCGCCTCCCTCTACGCCGCCACCAAGAAGGCGGGGGAGGTGATGAGCAGCACCTATGCCGACCTCTACAACCTCCGGCTCACCGGCCTGCGCTTCTTCACGGTGTACGGCCCCTGGGGCCGCCCGGACATGGCCTACTGGCTCTTCACCGACGCCATCCTGAAGGGCCGCCCCATCCGCCTGTTCAACGAGGGGCGGATGCAGCGCGACTTCACCTACATCGACGACATCGTGGCCGGCATCCTCGCCGCCCTCGACAACCCGTCGGTGGAGGCGGGCCACCGCCTCTACAACATCGGCAACAGCCAGCCGGAACCGCTGCTGGACATGGTCTCCATCCTGGAGGAGCTCATCGGCATGCCCGCCCGGCGCGAGCTGCTGCCGATGCAGCCCGGCGACGTGCCCACCACCTTCGCCGACATCTCCGCCATCCAGGACGATTTCGGCTGGGAACCGACGACGGACCTCCACACCGGCCTCAGCCACTTCGTGCGGTGGTGGAAGGCGTATTTCGGGTAGCGCGGCGGGGGGGGGGGGGGGGGCCGCCCCCCCCCCCCCCGCGCGGGCGCCCCTAGGCCAGGCTCCGCATCACCGCGTGCCGGCCCAGCTCCGCCTCGAAATAGGCGATCGTCGCGCGCAGCCCTTCCTTCAGCTGCACCCGCGGCTCCCAGCCCAGCAGGTCCTTCGCGCGGTCGATATCCGGGCGGCGCTGGCGGGGATCGTCGCTCGGCAGCGGCCGGAAGACGAGGCGGCTCGGCCCGCCCACCTCGGCCAGCACCATCTCCGCCAACTCGCGGATGCTGAACTCCTCGGGGTTGCCGAGATTGATAGGGCCGGTCACGTCCGGGCCGGACTCCATCAGGCGGATGAAGCCCTCGATCAGGTCCGAGACGTAGCAGAAGGAGCGGGTCTGCTGCCCCTCGCCATAAACGGTGATCGGCTCGCCCCGCAGCGCCTGCACAATGAAGTTGGAGACGACGCGGCCATCGTTCGGGTGCATGCGCGGGCCGTAAGTGTTGAAGATCCGCGCCACCTTGATCTGCAGGTTGTGCTGGCGGTGGTAGTCGAAGAACAGCGTCTCCGCGCAGCGCTTCCCCTCATCGTAGCAGGAGCGGAGCCCGATCGGGTTCACGTTGCCCCAGTAGGCCTCCGGCTGCGGATGCACGGAAGGGTCGCCGTAGACCTCGCTGGTGGAGGCCTGGAACACCGGCACG
This genomic window from Pararoseomonas sp. SCSIO 73927 contains:
- a CDS encoding 3'-5' exonuclease; translated protein: MSLGRPVIVFDTETTGCTGQDRVVSLGAVRLDAALEPEGTLHLVFAPGMRCHFGAYRVHGMSDAYLAGQPGFAEHAGEVAEFFGGALGCAHNMAFDRRMLGGEFDRLEMARPWSGELCTMLAWRRARPGERSGLAHASAACGLSREGSLHGALEDAWLAANLLRALHGLAPAPMRLHGFTNEQVGDMAA
- a CDS encoding 3-oxoacid CoA-transferase subunit A, giving the protein MINKIVRDMAEAMAGVADGSTVLVGGFGAAGQPDDLIEGLIEQGAKDLTIVANNAGTGRTGLARLMELGRVRKIICSFPRSVGSVVFEELYKAGRLELEIVPQGTLAERMRAAGAGVPAFFTPTAAGTKLGQGKEEREFNGRPHVMELALPGDVALVEAWEADRWGNLTFRRSGRNFNPVMAMAAKLTIVQAEKIVELGAIEGERVVTPGIFVSRVLNVKRGAPWGETAAA
- a CDS encoding enoyl-CoA hydratase-related protein, coding for MSDTPSKTPLPDGMVLHAARAGAVLVLTLDYPARRNALAVPLRDRMADVLEAAEGDPAIRAVVVTGASGTFCSGGDLSGMEVENALGGRERLRRAHRSIRLLATGSKPVVAAVEGWCVGAGLSLACACDLIVAAEDARFMAGFGKVGLMADLGLPFTLPARVGAGRARRILMLHEQVTAAEAERIGLVEEVVHRGEALPRALERARYLAEQAPAPMALTKSMLAAGLEAALEAERHFQATLFLSADHQEGRAAFLEKRPARFTGS
- a CDS encoding transglutaminase family protein codes for the protein MSPTPKPFPRRTLLAGAADLSLPSLLPSRAGAQPHLAGWRRFELRTEVTVETGDEPAILWLPLAGTVGTYQRADEPAVETNGRAERVQDARYGAEMLRITWSSPREQRVVVTQAVATRPRGAEPAALSAAERALWTAPTESVPTDGIVAETAARITVGLGTEEAKLRALYDWVVENTFRNGATRGCGTGDIKVMLETGWLGGKCADINALMTGLARACGIPARDVYGIRVAASENSRSLGTGGPDITRAQHCRTEMHVGGRWVPVDPADVRKIVLEENLPVESDHVRRQRERLFGNWEMNWVGYNSATNIALPGAPRAMESNFLMYPCAMTAKGEPDCLDPAAFRYAIAAREIGA
- a CDS encoding alpha/beta hydrolase — protein: MPQRIEVVHFATNRNLVDEANGIFGNYYNPYGPYEVRYGEARIRVPDNVLDEGGYALDGPPLVAAEAIPGRSAPVGTVPTFGSTRIFDGLRARLMANRSDLLILIHGFGCSFEVALQRAAILKAVYGTPDKPLEAAVFCWPSDGRTFAPSWNAGLGAAYRSDRQDAEASAEAIARSLRRLYAFLHELRQEDRCERRVHLVAHSMGNYVLRFALQSFARDFPRENMPRIFSNILLVASDEDDDAFDTPLKFGRLHEITTQMHLYYAVTDFALWISDNTKGNPDRLGNAGPRTLTNLPRRLNLIDCSDVSDIGGISDADHQFYRARPEVIADIQGVLAGRPAHRFEGREYVSAQRAYRLRPA
- a CDS encoding UDP-glucuronic acid decarboxylase family protein, translating into MHTRKRVLVTGGAGFLGSHLCERLLERGDHVLCLDNYFTGTRDNIAHLLQNPYFEVIRHDITFPIYVEVDQIFNLACPASPVHYQHDPVQTTKTSVHGAINVLGLAKRLHVPVFQASTSEVYGDPSVHPQPEAYWGNVNPIGLRSCYDEGKRCAETLFFDYHRQHNLQIKVARIFNTYGPRMHPNDGRVVSNFIVQALRGEPITVYGEGQQTRSFCYVSDLIEGFIRLMESGPDVTGPINLGNPEEFSIRELAEMVLAEVGGPSRLVFRPLPSDDPRQRRPDIDRAKDLLGWEPRVQLKEGLRATIAYFEAELGRHAVMRSLA
- a CDS encoding NAD-dependent epimerase/dehydratase family protein: MGQVLVTGAAGFIGAHVCQALLARGEQVIGVDNFNPYYDPALKEARLAALTGNTRPGAFTLHRLDIAETDDLLALFAANPGIDRVAHLGAQAGVRWSLEAPFAYTSTNVTGHLGVLEGIRRSEGRVGHAVYASTSSVYGRRTDGAFRETDRTDTPASLYAATKKAGEVMSSTYADLYNLRLTGLRFFTVYGPWGRPDMAYWLFTDAILKGRPIRLFNEGRMQRDFTYIDDIVAGILAALDNPSVEAGHRLYNIGNSQPEPLLDMVSILEELIGMPARRELLPMQPGDVPTTFADISAIQDDFGWEPTTDLHTGLSHFVRWWKAYFG
- a CDS encoding 3-oxoacid CoA-transferase subunit B, which encodes MEETSMEPWSRTQMAARAAKDIPDGWYCNLGIGMPTLIADHIPEGREVVLHSENGILGMGPAPEKGREDAWLINAGKAPVTLHPGGSYFHHADSFAMIRGGHIDLCVLGAFEVAENGDIANWATSENDTAPAVGGAMDLAAGAKRVWVMMEHTTKDGRPKLVERCGYPLTAMRAVSRVYTNLAVLDVTEAGFAVRDLAPGVTLDHLRTVTAAPLQDARETAGA
- a CDS encoding ABC transporter substrate-binding protein, with product MHRRSLLKGTALVAGTSFSGSPTLAQPARSRTLRFVPQAALTALDPIVQNATISTTHGFCVFDTLYATDARLIPRPQMAAGHEVSADGMLWTIRLREGLHFHDGTPVLSRDCVYSLKRWCARDLFGAMLARVVAEWGTPDDRTLTIRLTRAFPALLYALAKPAGIPPFIMPERLARTDPARPVPEMIGSGPWKFVASEFNPGSFVAYARNEAYRPRDEPAEGASGGKRVHFDRLEWHIIPDGATAGAALQRGEVDWVEYPLPDLLPVLERDRNLRTQVYDPVGFLGVVRFNHLHPPFDNVEVRRAVRDCISQPDHMAAVAAPGDWRECHALFPCTLAGVTEFPAAPRDFARARAAIRAAGAEGAKVVVINPTDFAAVAPQGRLAADVLRQLGFQVDLQEMDWAALLSRRNSREDANRGGWSIYPTNFPAASIANPAVNSGIRGDGPTAWFGWPTDPATEASIERWLYAPDAAAQAQAFAEVQRSAWEHVGFAPSGLFVLKTGFRADLSGVLQGPNPYLWNLRRA